The region CATACAAAAGCACCCTCTTCTAGTATGTTGTCCTAAGAAAATTGAAAAGATGGATATAATAGAATACATGACTACTTAGAATACTGGTTACAAGTAATCTGATCAAAAGCAAACAACCCTCTAAAGCTAAGAATATCCCATCAAGTTGAAGCTTCACATGCAAAGTGTAAGGTGATAAAGAAAAATTGTATATGGGAGTGACAACTGACCTGAAAGAGAGGGCTGTTAAAACGATAGAATATGTTTGATATATAAAACGATAGAATATATTGTTAATAGCTTTTCTTATAAATGGCCTATGAACCTTAAACTTCCCATAAATACGATGAAGAATCGTCTTCAAATACTCACGCTCGCGATGATCCTCCGAATCAAAAAAGTCCATAAGCTTTAAAACAAACACATGATTTACATAATGACTCGTGATTTTTGTATCAGTCTCTGGTGAAACAATGTAACACATTAGAATTTCATACACAAGCTGTAAATGTGCCCAAGATGGATCCATATACATATCATCTTCTTCTGGATCAACAGTTTCGGTACCTTTGTTTTCGTGTGATGCCGGAGCAAACAATGGAAAATGTTGACAGAAACAATAGCGATCAATTCTTCTTGAAATTCGTTGAATTGGAACGAACAAGATTGAAAAATATCAACTAGGCTCGTAAAGTGTTTGTCTTTTGATTTCTTTCACCACAATGAACTTGAGTGTGTCTGAGAAATAAGAGAAAACACTATAGATTTTTTCTCATAAATAGCACGGAGTGTTCTAAAACAACGACTTCTTTGAGTGGTGGAAGTGATCCGATTACGGTTTGATTAGGAGGTGGCGCCGCCGTATTAGGAAGTAGGTTTTGTGGCTCCGAATAGAAGGTGGAGCTACGAGATGCGTGTTTAACAACTACTTAGTAGAATTGGTGTCCATTTGTTGAATTTTTAGGGAATGTTACGGGTAAGAGTATCACATTGAACGATCTATGGCCTAAACTGTGTTTATAAGAGGGGGCAATTCTCACCTTATTAGCCGGTTTTATAGGGTTGAGTTAGATCCAACCACACATTCTTAAGATGATATCAGAGCCACCCACCATTTAGTTTCACGCCCCAAACTCAAATCCTGAGCGTGAGAGGAGGTGTTAAAGAGTCTCACATCGGACAATCTATGATCTGAACATGTGTTCATAAGTGGGCAATCCTCACTCTACTAGTtggttttgtagggttgagttaaGTCCAATCACGCATTCTTAAGAGTTACTTTCCTTGATTTCTTGTATACGCTCTTTATGATCTTGTTCAACATATTTGATGACCAGTAATAAAGAACCATttgcataaaaaataaaaataaaataaaattccTATGTAATGTACAACAGATGAATTGATGATTACCAATGTCAAGCCTTCCTCTAAAAATCTCTTCGACATTTTTTAAGAAAGCGGGAATAGACGTGAACTCCCGTTATTTGGAGTTAAATGAAAGAGCTATACATATCAGAATCCGCAGGTTCACCAAAAATCTCCACAAGAACATAAGCCATGCTTAAAGTGATGAAATCGGTTTGTATCTCGAACAACAATCTCCCTGCTTGTAAACTTACACACAAGTTTCATAAAATTATGGCAATCACCACAAATTCTAAGATTTTTCATAATTCTTATAGGTATATCACTTGGCAAACACATCAATCCAAAAGTGATAGCAAGTTTCTCACTGTGATGCCTCAGAAGCATCTGTTTTTTGCTCTCTTCTACATCGTGCAGGTCATTATTGGTATCAACCTTGTAATTCAACTTCTCCAACTCTTCCaccaaatcatccaacttagcATAAATGTCCTTGATTTGTGGATGATTCCTCTCGCCAACGGTAAACGAGTGAGTCTTATTCTTAATTTCAATCCAACTTGTACCCCTCTCCTTCTTCAATTCACTCTCTCTAAGAAGCTTCCTTGCTTTCGCAACTTCCTCCCACTTTCCATTTGCTGCATAAATGTTTGCTAGCAAGACGTGGTTTCCAGCATTTTCAGGTTCCATTTCAAACAGATGCTTGGCTGCAATCTCAGCAAACTCAATATTGCCATGATTTCTACAAGAAGCTAAGAGTGAACCCCATATAGAACTAGTTCCACTAAATGGCATTCTCTCTATCAATTCATAAGCCTTGTGAACAAGTCCCGCTCGACCCAAAATGTCAACCATACACGAGTAGTGAAGAACACTCGGCTGAAGGTTATGCTGTCTAACCATGAGGTCAAAATATTTTTGCCCCTGTTCATGCAAACCCATATGACTGCATGCATTTAGTACAGATACATATGTTACATCATCAGGAATGAAGCCTCTCTGCTGCATTTTTTCGAATAAAATCATAGCCTCTAGCGCACAAGCATGTCTAGCAAACCCAGAAATCATAGCATTCCATAAAACAACGCTTCTCACCTCCACACCTTGAAACACA is a window of Lathyrus oleraceus cultivar Zhongwan6 chromosome 6, CAAS_Psat_ZW6_1.0, whole genome shotgun sequence DNA encoding:
- the LOC127091215 gene encoding pentatricopeptide repeat-containing protein At5g04780, mitochondrial, with product MNPLKRSHKLYNSTSSIHFANFSILSLPNSNLLKLDNVNADSTRVSNLQNLLQLCAKTNSSMAGRTCHAQIIRVGFQTDILTSNMLINMYSKCSLVKDARKVFDEMPLKSVVSWNTMIGALTKISEEQQALMLFIQMLREGTLFNEFTISSVLCECAFQCAILECMQLHAFSIKVSVDSNCFVGTALLHVYGRCSLVKDASKMFESMPETNAVTWSSMLAGYVQNGLHEEALLLFRDYQMMGFEQDVFMISSVVCACAGLATLIEGKQVHAVSCKSGFGSNVYVSSSFIDMYAKCGCIREAYFVFQGVEVRSVVLWNAMISGFARHACALEAMILFEKMQQRGFIPDDVTYVSVLNACSHMGLHEQGQKYFDLMVRQHNLQPSVLHYSCMVDILGRAGLVHKAYELIERMPFSGTSSIWGSLLASCRNHGNIEFAEIAAKHLFEMEPENAGNHVLLANIYAANGKWEEVAKARKLLRESELKKERGTSWIEIKNKTHSFTVGERNHPQIKDIYAKLDDLVEELEKLNYKVDTNNDLHDVEESKKQMLLRHHSEKLAITFGLMCLPSDIPIRIMKNLRICGDCHNFMKLVCKFTSREIVVRDTNRFHHFKHGLCSCGDFW